TAGAGGCTTTCTTCCCCAACATCAGCTGAAGCGGCATTGAGCTCGGTCAGAGGAGAGATGTCTGGCATTAAGAGCCACCCCTCTCATGAAGAAAATCTCAATGGTCGTGAAGCTCGCAGCGAAGCAACATGGCCTGGTCGGCTAGGGTATCGTGAAGTAATGTAGTGTCTAGAGGAGGTGGAGTGGTAGGACGTTGAAGCAGTGAACGCCACAAGTGCACACCGGCTAGCTGGAAAGTGATTCCGACTGCAACTAGGGAAAGGGAGGTGAAGGGGATTGTTGCCGGGAACGAGGACGAACAACAGAGGAGCATGCGTGGTGTGGCGAACTTGGAGTGAAGGAGGGCAAGGAGCAGTTTTCCCCCACGCAACACTTAATTTATGGCCCAATTGGCAACAATTGTTACACCTCAGCCGAGTGCCCGGCTTCATGACAACACACGATTGCGTGGAGTTTGTCACGCTGTTGTAGTGTGTAGTGTGTAGTGTTGCGTGGACTTTGTAGGTGAGACTTGTAATCAGAGCGATGGAAACATCAAGCCAATAGCATTACTAGTTAAATTTGTACATAGTTCCATCACCTAGTACTACTACTACCTACAACCCGTAGATAATATAAAATCGAACGTGGTCGTGTCAGTACTCCGGTAGACATTGGCAGTAGTAGAACGTCAGATCTCCAATTCATAATGCCGGCATTCAATTCCGGTCACATGACCTCACTAGCCGCCTACTACTACAGCGCTAAAACTAATTgatgatcgcaggatctcagacacAAAAATAATCTGACATGGACACGTAGATAAATAAATTAGTATACACAAACACAGCAGAAGCATTTTTTTACAGTGCTGCAACATGTTGAGCTGACACTGACAGACAGTATACGATGGAAGCGTCGGTGCCCGCATGTCAGTGGAACAGCTTGCCGCCAAATTCGTTTTCCATTTTACACGTAAAGGGAGAAAAGCTCAAACCCCAAACAAAAATGGATGCGAGAATTTGGGATGAATAACTAACTGGGACGCGGGAAAATACAAATAAAAAAATGATACTATAAGGGAGGAGGATCTCACCGGAAGCGGCCGCCGTCGGCGAGCTTCCAGGAGCGGCAGTGGTGGAGGGACGATCCGGAGGGGGGCTGGTGGAGCGGCGACGGCCGGAGCTCGCCGGACATGGCGGGGGCGTCCGGCGGGTGGCCTCCGCGGTGGTGCCGCCCCGGGGTGGGCCGAACGAGCGGGCTGATGCACACCGCGAAGCCCGACACGCCGGCCCCGGCGCGTCCTCCCATGAGGCGATGGAAGGGTGTCTTCCGCATCGGCGACGGGCGCCACGGCGAGTCCGCCACCGAGCTGCTCTCCTCGCTCTCTTCGTAGGACCACCTCACCGGCGAGAGCCCCCGGTTGCTGATCGCGcgggaggaggggcgccgtcgcgGGGAGAGCGGCGACGCGGTGACGGCCGGCTCCTTCTTCCGGCGCCCGCGCGGCATGATCCCCGCGAGCCAAGATCCGTGCTTCCGCTCCCTGTCAACGCCACCCTTCCCCTCCGATCCGTGGTGGTGGCCGAAGAGCGCGGCGAGGGCCGAGAGCTTGCCGCGGCGACGCCGCTTGATCTGGAATCCGATGTCGCCTTCCTCGAAGCCCGGCCCGCCGCCGTAGGCGGGCTCCACCTGAGGCGTCCGGAAGAAGAGGCGGCTCGACGGTTGCCGGCTCCACGGCCTGGACGCGTCGGACTTCCGGGGGCACACGTACGGCGACACCGACCTCGGGAAGAGCGGGACCGGCTCCGGCGTTGGTGGCAGCGAGGACGCTTCGTTGAGCGCGGCGGCGAGCGCGAGCAGGCGGTCCCGGAGGCAGGACGCGCACACGCCGGGCCCGCACTCGTACGGGTGCCGCTTGCACCTCATCTACTCGATCGGTGCTTTCTCCATTGCCACGCAGACGCAGTTCTTGAACAGTTGGTGGTGCGGTGGCTCGGGGACTGCGGGGACGAAGAGGAGGGAGTTCTTGTAGACTAGTGGCACAGTGGCCCTCCCCTTCATTTGCTTTTGGTTTAGACTGCTCGTACTGGGAGTAAtataggtagtaacatcacacgCCCCAaaacattttggtgacatggcatgtcaataaatgaagaaagagaatggagtggtaactagctatgttaccataatatcacacttctcaagacaaaatgagtctacaaTCTAATAAATATGGCATGTATGACACCACATATATataactacccactatgaaggtagtaacatagggtagtaacatacaccatgttactactctatgttactccccactatgactagtcttaggGTAGAGAGCTCACTTTGTTTGGTTTTTTTCGTTAACCACTCCGATTGGTCGATGTGAGCAGTTGTCTTTATATCCCACCTGTATCTTTGTTTGCCAAATAATACTCACCTGTAAGAAAATCACCTtatataaaataaaaaatatttaATTGTGGAGGAAGAGatattgtactccctccgtcctagtttTTAAGACATATTTCGAAAAACTATTTGTCCCATAACCCCCACCTCGTAGACATAATTTTATTTAATGTGGGAGAGAAATAGGTTGCATGCACCAATGAGGAAGAGAAAGAGAATGCATGCACCAATGAGGGAGAGAAAGGGGCTGCATGCACCAATAAGAGAGAGAAAATGAGATCCAATCAGCTAATACCTTGGACCAAGATATTCAAAAATTGTGACTTACAAACTAGGACGGATGGAGTACAATATCTCTTCCTCCACAATtaaatattttttattttatataAGGTGATTTTCTTACTTCAAAAGTTTAAGCATTACATCGTTATCTGCGTAGCTAAGATGCACACGCCCGCAAATTAAACTCTGCCCCCACAAATGTACATCTAGCTTtagaatttgatgaactttatagtgAAACGTAACCACACTTATAAAGCTTAAcaagtgaaagatcgagatgtcgcctagaggggggtgaataggcaattaaaaactctttcgGATTTTTCTTGtgataatgcggaattaaactatcgtttagtttacaagcacaaaccctaaatatgctaagctcaactaagtgtaacaatagcaactagagctaagcaagataggcacaagatatatgtagcacaagtgatagcaagatatatgtacttcaagcacgatggctatcacaaggaaagagagctcgggtatagaaataaccgaggcacgcggagacgaggatgtattcccgtgttcccttcctttgcaagaaggtacgtcacgtttggaggagtggaggtcccacgaaggattccccgcgccacgaaggctcaccctattctccgaaccacacccacgaagaataatggccctttccttatggttagcttttcctccgctccggagatggcaagctccacaaccacttcacaagctccacgaag
This region of Lolium perenne isolate Kyuss_39 chromosome 2, Kyuss_2.0, whole genome shotgun sequence genomic DNA includes:
- the LOC127336538 gene encoding uncharacterized protein, giving the protein MRCKRHPYECGPGVCASCLRDRLLALAAALNEASSLPPTPEPVPLFPRSVSPYVCPRKSDASRPWSRQPSSRLFFRTPQVEPAYGGGPGFEEGDIGFQIKRRRRGKLSALAALFGHHHGSEGKGGVDRERKHGSWLAGIMPRGRRKKEPAVTASPLSPRRRPSSRAISNRGLSPVRWSYEESEESSSVADSPWRPSPMRKTPFHRLMGGRAGAGVSGFAVCISPLVRPTPGRHHRGGHPPDAPAMSGELRPSPLHQPPSGSSLHHCRSWKLADGGRFR